From the genome of Mya arenaria isolate MELC-2E11 chromosome 5, ASM2691426v1:
GGCTGCTGTATTAGTTACCATACTATCCTATACGGCTGCTGTATTAGTTACCATACTATCCTATACGGCTGCTGTATACAAGTTACCACAATTTTCTATACGGCTGCTGTATACCAGTTACCATACTATCCTATACGGCTGCTGTATTAGTTACCATACTATCCTATACGGCTGCTGTATACAAGTTACCACACTGTCCTATACGGCTGCTGTATACAAGTTACCACAATTTTCTATACAGCTGCTGTATACAAGTTACCATACTATCCTATACGGCTGCTGTATACAAGTTACCACACTATCCTATACGGCTGCTCTATACAAGTTACCACACTATCCTATACATACGGCTGCTGTATACAAGTTAACACACTATCCTATACGGCTGCTCTATACAAGTTACCACACTATCCTATACATACGGCTGCTCTATACAAGTTACCACACTATCCTATACATACGGCTGCTGTATACAAGTTACCATACTATCCTATACGGCTGCTGTATACCAGTTACCATACTATCCTATACGGCTGCTGTATACCAGTTACCACACTATCCTATACATACGGCTGCTGTATACCAGTTACCATACTATCCTATACGGCTGCTGTATACAAGTTACCACACTATCCTATACATACGGCTGCTGTATACAAGTTACCATACTATCCTATACATACGGCTGCTGTATACAAGTTACCACACTATCCTATACGGCTGCTGTATACAAGTTACCACACTATCCTATACCTACGGCTGCTGTATACCAGTTACCATACTATCCTATACGGCTGCTGTATACAAGTTACCACACTATCCTATACGGCTGCTGTATACCAGTTACCACACTATCCTATACATACGGCTGATGTATACAAGTTACCACACTATCCTATACGGCGGCTGTATACAAGTTACCACACTATCCTATACGGCTGTTGTATACAAGTTACCACACTATCCTATACGGCTGCTGTATACAAGTTACCACACTGTCCTATACGGCTGCTGTATACAAGTTACCACACTTTTCTATACGGCTGCTGTATACAAGTTACCACACTATCCTATACGGCTGCTGTATACAAGTTTCCACACTATCCTATACGGCTGCTGTATACCAGTTACCACACTATCCTATACGGCTGCTGTATACAAGTTACCACACTATCCTATACGGCTGCTGTATACAAGTTACCACACTATCCTATACGGCTGCTGTATACAAGTTACCATACTATCCTATACGGCTGCTGTATACAAGTTACCACACTATCATATACGGCTGCTGTATACAAGTTACCACACTATCCTATACGGCTGCTGTATACCAGTAACCTCACTATCCTATACGGCTGCTCTATACAAGTTACCACACTATCCTATACGGCTGCTGTATACCAGTTACCACACTATCCTATACATACGGCTGCTGTATTAGTTACCATAGTATCCTATACGGCTGCTGTATACAAGTTACCACACTATCCTATACGGCTGCTGTATACAAGTTACCACACTATCCTATACGGCTGCTGTATACCAGTTACCACACTATCCTATACATACGGCTGCTGTATACCAGTTACCATAGTATCCTATACGGCTGCTGTATACCAGTTACCACACTATCCTATACGGCTGCTGTATACAAGTTACCATACTATTCTATACGGCTGCTGTATACCAGTTACCACACTATCCTATACATACGGCTGCTGTAAACCAGTTACCATAGTATCCTATACGGCTGCTGTATACAAGTTACCACACTATCCTATACGGCTGCTGTATACAAGTTACCACACTATCCTATACGGCTGCTGTATACAAGTTACCACACTATCCTATACGGCTGCTGTATACCAGTTACCACACTATCCTATACGGCTGCTGTATACAAGTTACCACACTGTCCTATACGGCTGCTGTATACAAGTTACCATACTATCCTATACGGCTGCTGTATACAAGTTACCATACTATCCTATACGGCTGCTGTATACCAGTTACCACACTATCCTATACGGCTGCTGTATACAAGTTACCATACTATCCTATACGGCTGCTGTATACAAGTTACCACACTATCCTATACGGCTGCTGTATACCAGTTACCACACTATCCTATACATACGGCTGCTGTATACCAGTTACCATAGTATCCTATACGGCTGCTGTATACCACAAGTTACCATAGTATGTGATTAATTGTTGACTAGAtgaacaaacacacacattttaatGGCGTCATATTCAAACtgatgtattttatggttttattCGATAAGCTTTGCATGTAGTACATGGGTTAAAACCACATGCGAGAACATTTCACGTGGGCGTTACATGTGTACACTGTTTATAGGAGAGGGATGAACAGCCTTGTCAATTGATTGAAAGTCGTTATGGTTAAATACAGCTCATCATTATGTTTGAAGATAGGAAGTACttccataaaaatgttttatgtgttatttattatctaaatgtttaccttttaaataataaaactaattacGTGACGTTATATTGACTTTATAATcgttttgatcattaaattaTCAATTCTCCAAAACCTTTCTCATTATCgaaatttcaatatattcaagTATTAACGTAATTTTGAAAGTGgtcaactatatatatatatatataaatttaactgAACATTAAGTTATGAAATACAAAAGGCACTTCAAGGAATATGCTAACCACAAAAATCTGATATGGAATTCTGCAAAGTGTGGTTAAAATGAAGCCTATTTagagaaagaaaataaatcgtttcaattaaatttaagaattaaaaccaatatttatttacgATACACCCTGCCTAGCAGGCATATTTGTCACCGAATTGATTTCCTTCGTCAAATAAGCtttgattattgaaaaaaataaggtGTTCTTTTGGACCAGAGTTTAGATCTAAGGCCACGGGATTGTGCAGCACTCTGtaataattaatgattaatCGTACAATCTGTAGCACATGTTTCAGAACTCATGCTTATCATCTTcgtttaataaagtaaaaaaataaaacttaatgcaattgaaattgattattCTTCAATTTGTAAAGAAATAGATCAGTGGTAACGATCAAAACATCTATAAGCACACTGCTTTAATTGTGTCATGTATACAATCCAGGTACATGGTActtgtttagtacaaacattttcaaactgCACTTTAAGAAAAAGAGGAAATAGTATACTATTTCAAATAGTCCACTTAATTGAGCAGTTATGCATGCATTACATGATTaacattacaatacaacattgAACCAGGTGACTTATTTAAGAATTATTCTATTGATTGAAGCTGAAAGTAGACCACGGACACACAAACGCATGAACGGACGggcaataacaaaacatatttgttaaaataaactaataaattAAGCCAATACAATGATATCGAAACTGATCCTTGAGCGGACAAGTTTACTCCTTGATATTATCTATAcagtcatatttattttatgagcTGATTTCGAAACTCAAATAAGTGAAAACCACCCGCAAACAAGTTTTTTCATCGAGTCAAAATACGTTCGTCTGTTTATTCTTTGACTCGTTTTAATGAGTATTTGTATAACCCTGGTCCCAGTATAATACCGAATCATGATTCGTAATTTCTTTAACATGTTGATCAAACAATTCTGAAACTCAAGTGTGTTTGCGAACATGCACAATGTCTCTCTTTTGTAGAATATCGAAGAAACTTTGTTATTAAACGTTGAAGTAAGGTGCATGTAACCGGGTGTGATTgagaaatattacttttataagaAGTGTATATACATACCCTTTGTGTTCGCTTATTTAAGAAACGACCAATACATGTAGACATTTTTGGCAAATTATCGTAATTGAAAGATACTCAAACCTTTTTGTAAAAACAGGGTATCCGACTCTCACCCAAGACGTCATGGGTTCGAGCCTTTTCAGAGGGACTTTCTCGTGGGCTCTCAtaacatgcatttgttttcacCCAAGATATGAACTCAAATGCGATTCTTATGCAAGTCGGGCTTGGTTCTAGTGGGACTCCATTGCACTTCTTAAAGGCATGCAAATCGCCGAATGTCCCTTCCCCCTCCCCTCCACCTTTCACGGCCCTTCTCTCCCCCACCCTACCAGTTATGGGCAAGAGAAGAATTTGGTATAAACTAAAATTAGTGCGCGCCGTGGCAGCTCAGCTTAGTCAACAATCACTATTAAACCCTTTTTTTCGAAAGATAACGTTTCCCATGTTGACTCCTAGTGCCAAAAAGGTTTGATCGTTCGCTTTAGAAAATATTGACACTGGTAATATTCAAAATGACTTGCCGTTTATTGTTATAcctttttcaaatacaaacatgtgaaaataatattgaaactgTGTGTTTATGTTAATGGGAAAAATCGACGTTTGTTATTGTACAATACACTGATTAAATATGGCCGGCGGATGttgtttttagaaattaatAACTTAAATGATTTCTGTAGCATTCTGAAAACGACAAGTGTTGTGTTATACAATGTAGGAATAACTATTGTGTAATTTTGACATATTCGACGATATAGTGTTCTTTAAATGttgcatatattttgaattatgaaGGCGAATGATAGCGACAAGctcaaaattaatgtataaGAGAACAAAagttatcatttacataaagctgaaatattgataatttaaagGAAAAAGGTATATGTCAAATTATCAAACacgaaaataatattaaaaaattacCCAGCTGTGCCGAGACAGCGACAGTCACAGACTTGCCGTGACCAGGATTCGAACCTGGGTTGTCGCGGCCACAACGCGAAGTACTAACCACTATACGATCACGGCTAAGCGCGCTGGGATGACAGTGAGGGTTTACATTTGTTATTTAACGCTAAACTGATATTGGTctcttgttctatttttagatatgttttaatgtttagcGCAGGGGAGGCGACTATTTTTTAACAGGGAGGCTACTCGTATATGTCGTACCAATACATtaacatgtttctttttaacTAGCCCAAATTCGTGACGTGAGAATTTTTGTAGTCTCAGACAGTCACAAGTCAACAcaccattatttaaaattgtgttttaatatttaaaaaaaacagcattttaaTCATTGTCAAAACCTTCGGTCAATCTTCCAAACATCTCGGACGAGCATAATTTatcattgtcgagttatcactcaagTAGTATATATCCGCTCGAGAACTTTTTATATAGATTTCATAGAATTCCGCggcttttaaatttaattttgaatctTATGAAAAAAGAGTATAGACTGAGAGACGACTGTGTCATGTGTTTTCTATCTGCGATCAATGACAAATTCTATCCTGCTCTTGAGTGATATCAAGGGTAGGTTTTATAAATGGCGTCACATCGACTATACCGTGGCCCCAGTGAAGTTATGGTGCCTCccccccttaaataaataagtaataaattttattttaaaacgaataATTATATGGAACACGTTCCCGGTGTATACAGAACACATAATAAATCACCATTTTATATGAGATTCTGAGAATTTAGTAGTATTTGTCACAAGTCGATCTGTGAACAATGTGTACCGCTCACCCAAGCATTTTCTTACAAAAAATGTCCTATACGTCCGTCCTCTTCAATTATTTGGCTCATTTTGTTCCGGTATTCattcgtccgtctgtccgtccgtgttttgtctgtcggtcggtctcTATGCCATATTTAACACCGCTTGTCTTTAACACACAGATATGATATATTTGCAATATTCGATTGCTAGTTGCATAGGGATTAAAACCTGTAGAAGACAACTTTCttagaaaaacattatttattccaCAATGATTCTCTGAAAGTAGATGTGAGCACTAACAGTATGCTTTATAACAGAGCTTTATAACATCTTTCGGTGGCAAAGATCACGATCTATGTGACATCAAAACGACATACGTTAATGAGTTATTAATTCGTTTCAACGAGATAAAATAGCACGTATGTCACCTCTATATGCCAtatagtttataatttaaatgttcttaATTTATATTTGGTGTTTGATATAAAACGGATTTTCATAAATTCATGCATATTTGTTCTACCATAATTCTTGGCATTAACAGTAAAGGGGGGCAACCCGTGTGCACACCCTCCCCTCGATCCGCTACTGCACGTGGTGTGTCGCAATCAAGACTTGGGTGACATAGTTTGGGCCAAGTTCACActtaaaggcgcacactatATTTTGATGTCGatgttttaaatgcatactCATACGCAAAAGGTATATTATTTGCGTTTACATAGATAAACCTATAGGAGATATTATGGCGCTTTTCAGCTGGGGAATATGTGGCAAAGAagctattaaataaaaaaaaatctgttctgTATTGCGTTGTGCGCTTTAATGAtccactctcacagattgaatttttatattttgtcttggaacgatcaaattaaaccagtgatataagactgccgccaaaaatcagattgcagattttcttatttaaggtcaacaattgatgttttatgcatttttcttacaccgttagtaacgcatttagccataaaacattattatttttaaacggaaatatgaaaatctgcgatctgtcAGGAGCCTTATATCACTGACtgacagatatttacgcaaaaattggctcattcaaagacaaaaaaaaaagttatcaaaactgCAGCTTTAAATGGTCAATCTACTTTTTCGGCTTGTATGtctttatttcgtttaaatatatttaattgacTTAAATAATCATGAATGACTTCAAAATAGCTACTCCTTAAAaatcacatgtatatatttttatatctagtattggttttaaaatcaaatagtaTAGATCGAGTCAGTAATCGTTATGAGTAATACAAGTTAGGTTTTACATGTGTAGTTAAATGCACGCAAAATTTAAACCCTCGGGTGAAATCTAAAACAAATCTTTGACGAAACTTTGTAAGGCGCGGCCCCAACTTCCTACATGCGTCACAAGGCTCGGCCGGAACTATACACCGGGAAGGACTCTCCCCTCAACCCCCTAGTACGTATATATAGAGATTAAACTCACACACGACAGCACTTACAACAGCTTCACAGcaacaacaataattattacatCTCGGTGTCGCTaggaaaaaagaaaatcgtAAGccttttttgtgttttgttctAGTGTAAGGATTGACTTTCATGAAAAAACTCGACATGGTAATCAAAAGTGTGTCTTATTTTGAacttatgtttatataatacGCATTTAACCttaagaacattttcttttctttattgttttgtatacgAGTCGGGcttcaataaatttaataatgttgCTTTGCTTGTCAAACCATATACACACgcccacacacacacgcgcgcgcgcgcgcccacacacacacacacacacgcacacacgcgcgcgcgcgcccacacacacacacacacacacacacacacacacacaagcacgcacgcacgcacgcacgcacgcacgcacacacacactcacagttgattgaaaaaaaaacagctttgtataaattaaagtaaaacCCGGTGATGGgaataacataatattaaatttcataaaaaaacaacaaaatttggtttcaactatttttctttgGCAGAAAAATGAACAAGCTCGTCTCTCTCGCTCTTGTGGCCCAGTGCGCATGCGTGGGTCTTGTTCTGTGTTATGGAAGTTACGGAAGTGGAACGCACACAGCCGTCAGTAACACCGGAAGTCAGTACATGTACGCCGGGTATCCCATGATAACGGGGTACGGGGGCGGCCTAGGAGCCGGATATGGATATTCAGGATTCTCCGGCTTTGGAATGGGCGGCGGAGTCGGAGGATCAAGTGGCTATGAAGGAAT
Proteins encoded in this window:
- the LOC128233956 gene encoding uncharacterized protein LOC128233956 is translated as MNKLVSLALVAQCACVGLVLCYGSYGSGTHTAVSNTGSQYMYAGYPMITGYGGGLGAGYGYSGFSGFGMGGGVGGSSGYEGIFGSIIYLFIFVFLLKFLFPSATDGKSGGLLSLGN